A genomic segment from Candidatus Korarchaeota archaeon NZ13-K encodes:
- a CDS encoding HEPN domain-containing protein has product TAEFALKALLIKKTGYKPYTHSISELLDALSEILDVPAKVRECEGLEEHYVQAGYPGARLRDYRRG; this is encoded by the coding sequence ACAGCTGAATTCGCCCTAAAGGCCCTGCTCATAAAGAAGACTGGATACAAGCCCTACACCCACTCGATATCCGAGCTCCTTGATGCGCTCTCGGAGATATTGGACGTACCGGCCAAGGTTAGGGAATGCGAAGGCTTAGAGGAGCACTATGTTCAGGCTGGATATCCTGGCGCTAGGCTCAGGGATTACAGAAGAGGCTGA